One genomic segment of Pseudobdellovibrionaceae bacterium includes these proteins:
- a CDS encoding DUF3857 domain-containing protein gives MPGMTRALRLMGLISLLLFSAAATAAVGPRSLIPRLSVIEETEITVFKDHRSKIKVKGAQKIQTEDGQVPKVRLISFDKNEMRLNSFKAWTVNGDEESEVPSNMVQTTPVSEEAGFSSYVTIEVAFPKMNVGSNIRWEYEIEETVAPVLGFFSYLYRLDSEYHTAEGFRFKVNSELPISFWENDPNGVLEITRKGNGMEARLKKSISHYIVNETYGVLSQTRFPTLFVSTAAKWADIGAGLKQKYEDRLNEPLSPLLNGILLKVKRQRGFHNQARELNRLLGNEIRYMGDWRGRHSGQVPRSIASISESQFGDCKDFALMATKILRTIGYKANFASVFSDRIPVPDFYYTHPNNYFNHQIVHVQIGKQEYWLDPTSQDEVALADDTLANRKALVWGDTPEMRRIPAYKETDNGFRYKLVMTPTNNQRFLGDLEIESWGLESKFARDENNVENPMIRWMMTFFPDIKATSQEFHTHSPRISRPWAHRARGLGTFEDVFDRTPMGDGLRLGYSGFLRALLDVNDTWISDFDFGFPSDRRYEVEFKNRQFVMSGEESCKIQSPWLNIEVSVKNRAGSGYLTYTEMFKMPEIPNAKLKSKEFRSLQGQIKGCLASRILILKSPQELRQGGVQRGLASDGPSIQLKRVGPATGMTKYYPKKLTPMKSPMPPKRVVATPQHQVATPQAHSAPAPAAKPVPAKPTPAKQTQAKPAPAKKTAAKQAVPPRKPSGKASKPQKK, from the coding sequence ATGCCGGGAATGACGCGGGCACTGCGCCTGATGGGCCTGATTTCACTGCTTCTGTTCAGCGCCGCCGCGACCGCCGCGGTCGGACCGCGTTCGCTCATTCCGCGACTTAGTGTCATCGAAGAGACCGAGATCACGGTCTTCAAAGATCACCGTTCGAAAATCAAAGTGAAAGGCGCGCAGAAGATCCAGACCGAGGACGGCCAGGTGCCGAAAGTGCGGCTGATCTCGTTCGACAAAAACGAAATGCGCCTGAACAGCTTCAAGGCCTGGACCGTGAACGGCGACGAGGAAAGCGAAGTCCCGTCGAACATGGTGCAGACGACGCCCGTGTCGGAAGAAGCGGGCTTTTCGTCTTACGTCACGATCGAGGTCGCCTTCCCGAAGATGAACGTCGGCTCCAACATCCGCTGGGAGTACGAGATCGAAGAGACCGTCGCGCCCGTGCTGGGATTTTTCTCGTACCTTTACCGCTTGGATTCGGAGTACCACACGGCGGAGGGCTTCCGCTTTAAGGTGAACAGCGAACTCCCGATCTCTTTCTGGGAGAACGACCCCAACGGCGTGCTCGAGATCACCCGCAAGGGGAACGGTATGGAAGCGCGCCTGAAAAAATCCATCAGCCACTACATCGTGAACGAAACCTACGGCGTTTTGAGCCAGACCCGTTTCCCAACGCTCTTCGTTTCAACGGCGGCGAAGTGGGCGGACATCGGCGCGGGGCTCAAGCAAAAATACGAAGACCGTCTGAACGAACCTTTGAGCCCGCTCCTGAACGGCATCCTGCTGAAGGTGAAACGTCAGCGCGGCTTCCACAATCAGGCGCGCGAGCTGAACCGCCTGCTTGGCAATGAGATCCGTTACATGGGCGACTGGCGTGGCCGTCACTCGGGGCAGGTTCCGCGCTCGATCGCTTCCATTTCCGAAAGTCAGTTCGGCGACTGCAAGGACTTCGCGCTGATGGCGACGAAGATCCTGCGCACCATCGGTTACAAAGCGAACTTCGCGTCGGTGTTCTCGGACCGCATCCCGGTGCCTGACTTCTACTACACGCATCCGAACAACTACTTCAATCACCAGATCGTGCACGTGCAGATCGGCAAGCAGGAGTATTGGCTGGACCCCACGTCGCAAGACGAGGTCGCGCTGGCCGACGATACGCTCGCGAACCGCAAGGCCCTCGTGTGGGGCGACACTCCCGAAATGCGCCGGATCCCCGCGTACAAAGAAACCGACAACGGTTTCCGCTACAAACTCGTCATGACGCCGACGAACAATCAGCGTTTCCTCGGCGACTTGGAGATCGAATCCTGGGGCCTCGAAAGCAAATTCGCCCGCGATGAGAACAACGTCGAAAATCCCATGATCCGCTGGATGATGACCTTCTTCCCCGACATCAAGGCGACATCCCAAGAGTTCCATACGCACTCGCCACGCATCTCGCGTCCGTGGGCACATCGCGCGCGGGGGCTGGGGACGTTCGAGGACGTCTTCGACCGCACGCCCATGGGCGACGGTCTTCGTCTGGGCTATTCGGGATTTCTGCGCGCGCTTCTCGACGTGAACGACACGTGGATTTCGGATTTCGATTTCGGTTTCCCGTCCGATCGTCGTTACGAGGTGGAGTTCAAGAACCGTCAGTTCGTGATGTCGGGCGAAGAGTCGTGCAAGATCCAATCGCCGTGGCTGAACATCGAGGTCTCGGTGAAAAACCGTGCGGGCTCGGGCTATCTGACCTACACCGAAATGTTCAAGATGCCCGAGATTCCGAACGCGAAACTCAAATCCAAAGAGTTCCGTTCGCTGCAAGGGCAGATCAAAGGCTGCCTCGCGAGCCGTATCCTGATCCTGAAAAGCCCCCAGGAGCTGCGTCAAGGCGGCGTCCAGCGGGGACTCGCGAGCGACGGTCCCTCAATTCAGCTGAAACGGGTCGGTCCCGCGACGGGTATGACGAAGTACTATCCGAAAAAACTCACGCCCATGAAGTCGCCCATGCCGCCCAAGCGGGTGGTGGCTACGCCACAGCATCAGGTGGCGACGCCCCAGGCGCACAGCGCGCCCGCACCGGCGGCCAAACCCGTGCCGGCGAAGCCGACACCCGCGAAGCAGACTCAGGCCAAGCCTGCGCCCGCGAAAAAAACCGCGGCGAAACAAGCCGTGCCCCCGCGCAAGCCCAGCGGCAAGGCCTCAAAACCTCAGAAAAAATGA
- the queF gene encoding preQ(1) synthase, with product MAKNAPKNTPKKKSVSRSTELKNFKLGESETNYPVTYDPGLLEAFQNKNPGARAWTTLVCTEFTSLCPKTGQPDFARLFINYVAADKMVESKSLKLYLFSFRNHGDFHEDCVQTICDDLFALMKPHYLEVIGEFTPRGGIAIYPYAAKAGPGPENKRLQEERFARYSPGTYTMPLSRVY from the coding sequence ATGGCGAAAAACGCTCCGAAAAACACTCCGAAAAAGAAATCCGTCAGCCGCTCGACCGAGCTGAAAAATTTCAAACTCGGCGAGTCCGAGACGAACTACCCCGTGACCTACGATCCGGGCTTACTTGAGGCCTTCCAGAACAAAAATCCCGGCGCACGCGCATGGACGACGCTGGTCTGCACCGAGTTCACCTCGCTCTGTCCGAAGACGGGCCAACCCGACTTCGCGCGCCTCTTCATCAACTACGTCGCGGCCGACAAAATGGTCGAATCGAAGAGCCTGAAACTCTACCTCTTCAGTTTCCGCAATCACGGCGACTTCCACGAGGACTGCGTACAAACCATCTGCGACGACCTCTTCGCGCTGATGAAGCCCCACTACCTCGAAGTCATCGGCGAGTTCACCCCTCGCGGCGGCATCGCCATCTACCCCTACGCCGCCAAAGCCGGCCCGGGCCCCGAAAACAAACGCCTTCAAGAAGAACGCTTCGCCCGCTATTCCCCGGGCACCTACACCATGCCCCTCTCCCGGGTGTACTAG
- a CDS encoding RNA methyltransferase — protein MSSGSAHFPFSDAVHVTGDFHVDHRDVLTHIFPLLTPERQGRMFDVVKGRTGTVIPVLENLYDRGNISAVLRSAEAFGLYQVHMIELGEKFKESQRTTAGADKWVETRKWKSTRSCVEHLRGQGYRIVATHLSADAKPIEAIDFTQPTALVLGNEKEGITSEMAELADDRVILPMFGFVQSFNISVAGALAFYQVVQDRVKRRGGQGDLSPEQQDILRAVYSLRTLDSAADILFRLRDEGKLRA, from the coding sequence ATGAGTTCGGGCTCCGCGCACTTTCCGTTTTCCGATGCGGTCCACGTCACGGGCGACTTTCACGTCGACCACCGTGACGTGCTCACGCACATCTTCCCGCTGCTGACGCCCGAGCGTCAGGGGCGGATGTTCGATGTCGTCAAGGGTCGGACGGGGACGGTGATTCCGGTTCTCGAAAATCTTTACGACCGGGGCAACATCAGCGCGGTTCTGCGCTCGGCCGAAGCCTTCGGCCTGTACCAGGTCCACATGATCGAGCTTGGCGAAAAGTTCAAAGAGAGCCAGCGCACGACCGCCGGCGCCGACAAATGGGTCGAGACCCGCAAATGGAAATCGACGCGTTCCTGCGTCGAGCATCTGCGCGGCCAGGGCTACCGGATCGTGGCGACGCATTTGTCGGCGGATGCGAAACCCATTGAGGCCATCGACTTCACTCAGCCCACGGCTTTGGTTCTCGGAAACGAAAAAGAGGGGATCACGTCTGAGATGGCGGAGCTCGCCGACGACCGCGTGATTCTGCCGATGTTCGGCTTCGTCCAGAGTTTCAATATCTCGGTGGCGGGGGCTTTGGCGTTTTACCAGGTCGTTCAAGACCGCGTGAAACGCCGAGGCGGGCAGGGCGACCTCTCCCCCGAGCAGCAGGACATCCTGCGCGCCGTGTACTCCTTACGGACGCTCGACTCGGCGGCTGACATTTTGTTCCGCCTGCGCGATGAGGGAAAGCTGCGGGCGTAA
- a CDS encoding acyl-CoA dehydrogenase family protein — protein MSQNVELKTFDLFNPTSEHAMIRETLQSFTSSEVEPQAHEYDRTERFNLPLFRKLGELGLLGITVPEEYGGAGQDALAAAIVHEELSYSDPGFCLAYLAHSMLMVNNLAVNGSEEQKKKYLPKVCSGEWVGAMAMSEPNIGTDVMGMETTAKKDGDSWVINGRKMWITNGTLDEEGTAADLVLVYAKTGEKNGRAQISTFLVEKFHPGYQVGQKIRDKLGMRASNTAELVFDNCRVPASALIGHEGDSMLHMMRNLEIERLTLAAMAIGIARRSIDIMTRYANERAAFGKPLASFGQIQRYIADSYAEYRAAKTYVYETARKMDLNREGNRMDSDGVKLVATTMAKNVADRGIQVLGGYGYVGEYVVERLWRDAKLLEIGGGTLEAHQKNITRDLCKNPSLLT, from the coding sequence ATGAGCCAAAACGTGGAGCTGAAAACCTTCGATCTGTTCAATCCGACCTCGGAGCACGCGATGATCCGCGAAACGCTCCAGAGCTTCACCTCTTCGGAAGTCGAGCCCCAGGCGCACGAGTATGACCGCACCGAGCGTTTCAATCTGCCGCTGTTCCGCAAGCTCGGCGAGTTGGGACTTTTGGGCATCACCGTTCCCGAAGAGTACGGCGGCGCCGGTCAGGACGCGCTCGCGGCGGCGATCGTTCACGAAGAGCTTTCGTATTCGGATCCCGGTTTCTGTCTCGCGTACCTCGCGCACTCGATGCTGATGGTGAACAACCTGGCCGTGAACGGCAGCGAAGAGCAGAAGAAAAAGTATCTGCCGAAAGTCTGCTCGGGCGAGTGGGTCGGTGCCATGGCGATGTCCGAGCCCAACATCGGCACCGACGTCATGGGCATGGAGACGACCGCGAAAAAAGACGGCGACTCGTGGGTCATCAACGGCCGCAAGATGTGGATCACGAACGGAACGCTCGACGAAGAGGGAACTGCGGCAGATTTGGTTTTGGTTTACGCGAAAACCGGCGAGAAAAATGGCCGCGCACAGATCTCGACCTTCCTGGTCGAAAAATTCCATCCCGGCTACCAAGTGGGACAAAAGATTCGCGACAAGCTGGGGATGCGCGCCTCGAACACGGCCGAGCTCGTCTTCGACAACTGCCGCGTGCCCGCGTCGGCCTTGATCGGCCACGAAGGCGACTCCATGCTGCACATGATGCGTAACCTCGAGATCGAGCGTTTGACCCTGGCCGCGATGGCGATCGGGATCGCGCGCCGCTCGATCGACATCATGACCCGTTACGCGAACGAGCGCGCCGCTTTCGGTAAGCCGCTTGCGAGCTTCGGTCAGATTCAGCGCTACATCGCCGACTCCTACGCCGAGTACCGCGCGGCGAAGACCTACGTTTACGAGACCGCGCGCAAGATGGATTTGAACCGCGAAGGCAATCGCATGGACTCCGACGGCGTGAAGCTCGTCGCGACAACCATGGCGAAGAATGTCGCCGACCGCGGCATCCAGGTGCTGGGTGGTTACGGTTACGTCGGCGAGTACGTCGTCGAGCGCCTGTGGCGGGACGCGAAACTTCTGGAAATCGGCGGCGGGACTCTCGAGGCTCACCAGAAAAACATCACGCGCGATCTGTGCAAGAATCCGTCGCTCCTCACATGA